Below is a genomic region from Planctomycetota bacterium.
GCCCCCCGAGAAGCCGCCTACGCCCCCCGCGCCGGCGAAGGAGACTGTCCAGCCTCCCACCCCCGCCGCGAAAGAGCCGCCCCCGCCCACGAAGGCCGAGACCCCGAAGGCCGAGACCCCGAAGCCCAAGGCCGAGGAACGCACACCTGCCCAGCTCGCGGCGGCCGCCTACCCCGTCTTCACCACCGAGTTGGACAAGCTCAAGGCCGCCCGTCGCTATGGCGAAGCCATCGCCGCCTGCCGCCAGTTCCTTGCCGCACACCTCGGCACCCCGGAGGCCGATAGGGTGCAGGCCGCCCAGAAGGCCCTGCGCGACGAACTCGACCGCATCCGGGACGACCACGCCCGCCGCTTCAAGGCCGCGCTGGACAAGAACGACCTCGAGGCATGCCGCAAGGCGGCCGCCGAACTCACCCAGTACGACGCGCCCGAGATCGGCGAGGACCGCGACCGCATGCTCGCCGAGATCAAGGCCGCCGAAAACCGCCCCGCCCTCGACCTCACCAAGTACCTCACCCAGTGGGAAACCCCGCCCAACGTGGCGCGACTGCTTCAGGACCTGAAGGCAGAGAAGGACTGGACCGCCCGCTCGCGGGCCGCCAAGGAGCTGGGCCGTATCGGCCACAGCGCCGCCATCAAGGGGCTCCTCGACGCCCTCAAGGACCCGGAGTGGTACGTCAAGGCGAGCGCCATCGGCGCCCTCGCCGACATCGGCGACCCGATCGCCCTGCCCGCCCTCGCCCCGCTCACCAAGGCATCCTTCCCCGTCATCTACGACCCGGCCGCCCGCGCCTGCCAGACCCTTGCAGCGGCCCCGAAGGACAAGTTCGCCAACGCCTGGAAGCTCGTGGACCCCAAGCCCATCGCGCAAGAGGTCAGCGAGGCCCTCAAGGCCCAAGACAAAGAGGAATCGCCCGTCACGTCGCGCTACCAGGTGGCGCTGATAGACACACTGGCGCTGCTGGACGCCAAGGAGGCCGCCCCTGTCATCCGTCCTGTCTTCGAAAGGGCCAAGGACCCGGCGGTGCGCAAAGCTGCGGCCGATGCCATCAGGAAGCTCACCGGCGAAACACTGATGCCCGAGCCCCCCCCTGCTCCGAAGGCGACTCCTCCGCCCGAGCCGCCGAAGCCAGAGCCCAAGGCCCCGGAACCCAAGCCCGAGCCCCCCAAGGAGGCCCCAAAGGCGCCCGAACCTCCCAAGGAAGCGCCCAAGGCCCCTGAGCCTGCTCCCAAGGCGCCCGAGCCCCCCAAGGAAGCGCCCAAGGCCCCGCCGGCCAAAACCTGAGCAAGCGGTCACACACGGCACAGGGCGGCGTCGTCGCCCTCCCACGCCCCCGCCGCGAGGCACTACCGCGCCGCCGTCCCGGTTGCCAGGTTCGGGTCTCTCAAAGATTCCTCTTGATCCCGCGGAGAGACCTCACTATAATCACGGCATCGCGCCCGCGTTGGGCGCCCGGTTTGGCCCGCCCGCGTGGCCATGGGTTGCAGTGCAAAGGAGTGAGGGCAATGATTTCGGCGAGGAGGGTGCGCGTCGTTCTGCTGGGGGTTTGGTTCGTCGTTGCGCTCGCTGCGCCAGGCTATGCCAAGAGGCCCTCAAACACCCCGCCCGTCGCAGGCGATGACTCGTACGCCATCGCCGAGGACCAGCCCCTCGATGTGCCCGCTCCGGGCGTCCTGAGCAACGACACCGACGCGAACGGCGACCCGCTCACCGCCGCCCCGCTCTCCCTGCCGTCCCATGGCACGCTCCTGCTGAGTGCGAGCGGAGCGTTCCTCTACGTTCCCGACGCCAATTTCAGCGGCGCCGACAGCTTCACCTACACCGTCTCGGACGGGAAGGGCGGCAGCGACACGGCGACCGTCACCATCACGATCAGCCCGGTCAACGACCCGCCGGTGGCGGTGGACGACGCCTACCAGGTCGCCCAGGGCGGCGATCTGGTCGTCAAGCTCCCTGGGCTGCGGGCCAACGACTGGGATGCCGAGGGCAACCCGCTGAGGGCGGTCCTCGTGAGCCCTCCGAGCCACGGCACCCTGGCGGTTTACGACGGCACCGGAGACTACCCGGCGCTTTCCTTCCGCTACACGCCAGACCCTGCCTTCGTTGGCCAGGACACGTTCACGTACAAGGTGAACGACGGCCAGGCAGACAGCGCCCCCGCCACCGTGACCATCAGCGTGCTGGCCAGCCGGGTCTACCGCCTGCCCGATGCGGAGCTGATGAGCAGCGGGTTCGGCCAGCTCTCCGGCTACAGCTCGAGCAGCAGCACGCTCGACAGCCGCACCGACGTGGCGGGCCAAGGCGTGGTGTACGGGCTAACGCTGAAGGGCGCAGACGCCGGTAAGATCGGCATCGGCGAGCCCGACTGGCCCATCGCGGCCGCGGCCGGGCTGGACTACGACCCCGGCGTGCCCGGCGGCTGCCAACCGCACGATAACTCGAGTCTCGCCGCCTACAGTTGCTACGAGATGACCGTCTCATACCTCAGCGGGCCGGCCGGCAGCACCATCAACATCGGCCTGTTCATGAACACCGGGCTGACAGGCGCGAGCGGGTACCCTTCGAGCGACGGGACCAACGACACCTGGTGGGGCAGTGAATGGGTCACGCTCGCGCTGGGCGAGACGAAGACGGTCACGCTCTACTTCAGCGGGGCCGAGGCCTGGAACATCAGCGACAACAAAGTGCCTCACTCGGAGGGCGGCACGGCGGCGCCCAATGGCGGCAGGTACGCCATCAACTTCCGAGACCGGCACGAGATCACCAATATCGGGCTCCAGGTCGCCGACTTCGACGGCGGCACGCTGCTCACCGACGGCTACCCCATCCAGATCGCGCTCAACGTCCCAGGGCAGCCCCAGCCGCCGGTTGCCAACAACGACTCGGCCGCCACTGTGGAGGGCAGCCCCGTCACCATCGCCGTGCTGGCCAACGATAGCGCGGACGCCACCAAGGTCACGAATCTCACCCAGCCCGCGAACGGTCAGGCGACCCTGAACGCCAACAACACCGTCACCTATACGCCCAACGCGGGTTTCGTCGGCACCGACTCGTTCACGTACACCGCCAACAACGGCCTCCTCGACAGCGCGCCTGCCACCGTCACCGTCACCGTGTCGGAGGCGACGCATGACGTCTCGGGCACGATCACGTTGGGGAGCAACCCCCTGGGCGGAATCCAGGTGAAGCTGTACATCGAAGTCCAGGGCCCGAAGGGGGCCTCGTGGAAGACCGTCACCTCCGCCACGACCGATGCGCAGGGGCGCTATGCCTTCGACGGCCTGCAAGTCGGCGGGCGCTATAGGGTCGCCCCCGTGAGCAGGACCTACAGCTTCGTCCCGGATGTCGTTGACTTCACCTTCTGGGGCGCCCCCGTGGAGGACGTGAGCTTCGCCGCCGTCCTCCTGTCGGCCAAGTCTGGGACC
It encodes:
- a CDS encoding HEAT repeat domain-containing protein — protein: MDNPVCVSCHKGLSLEDIERGNFKHIGGHLYCAECVGRMRRVGPTPCPACGVTDTPLYTGKGYLCRKCGADLHPAQADARTAPAQRPHTRPAAKRCPYCGAAILAEALKCRYCGSSLTREAREAEAFSRQNSQLRFWVGCLLSASVFLLLFLVYVLATRGARQPEAKAAPPVPTTASPAAPKPDTALVASLREELRSLRTQLTVLKAEQERLLAAREQPPEPSRIAKTVAEAMKPPPPAPTKEDLPKVTPPPEKPPTPPAPAKETVQPPTPAAKEPPPPTKAETPKAETPKPKAEERTPAQLAAAAYPVFTTELDKLKAARRYGEAIAACRQFLAAHLGTPEADRVQAAQKALRDELDRIRDDHARRFKAALDKNDLEACRKAAAELTQYDAPEIGEDRDRMLAEIKAAENRPALDLTKYLTQWETPPNVARLLQDLKAEKDWTARSRAAKELGRIGHSAAIKGLLDALKDPEWYVKASAIGALADIGDPIALPALAPLTKASFPVIYDPAARACQTLAAAPKDKFANAWKLVDPKPIAQEVSEALKAQDKEESPVTSRYQVALIDTLALLDAKEAAPVIRPVFERAKDPAVRKAAADAIRKLTGETLMPEPPPAPKATPPPEPPKPEPKAPEPKPEPPKEAPKAPEPPKEAPKAPEPAPKAPEPPKEAPKAPPAKT
- a CDS encoding Ig-like domain-containing protein; translation: MISARRVRVVLLGVWFVVALAAPGYAKRPSNTPPVAGDDSYAIAEDQPLDVPAPGVLSNDTDANGDPLTAAPLSLPSHGTLLLSASGAFLYVPDANFSGADSFTYTVSDGKGGSDTATVTITISPVNDPPVAVDDAYQVAQGGDLVVKLPGLRANDWDAEGNPLRAVLVSPPSHGTLAVYDGTGDYPALSFRYTPDPAFVGQDTFTYKVNDGQADSAPATVTISVLASRVYRLPDAELMSSGFGQLSGYSSSSSTLDSRTDVAGQGVVYGLTLKGADAGKIGIGEPDWPIAAAAGLDYDPGVPGGCQPHDNSSLAAYSCYEMTVSYLSGPAGSTINIGLFMNTGLTGASGYPSSDGTNDTWWGSEWVTLALGETKTVTLYFSGAEAWNISDNKVPHSEGGTAAPNGGRYAINFRDRHEITNIGLQVADFDGGTLLTDGYPIQIALNVPGQPQPPVANNDSAATVEGSPVTIAVLANDSADATKVTNLTQPANGQATLNANNTVTYTPNAGFVGTDSFTYTANNGLLDSAPATVTVTVSEATHDVSGTITLGSNPLGGIQVKLYIEVQGPKGASWKTVTSATTDAQGRYAFDGLQVGGRYRVAPVSRTYSFVPDVVDFTFWGAPVEDVSFAAVLLSAKSGTKEASDF